Proteins encoded within one genomic window of Sphingomonas sp. KRR8:
- a CDS encoding murein L,D-transpeptidase catalytic domain family protein: protein MQVNRRDMLRWGTIGAGAAMVSSAATTAGLPAVVFAQPATTALPIMPQPTVPAAPALLPGIDPVLLQKAKAALDVHSRTGRVSARDTIGIVDFNKASRESRFHLVDLMNGTVDSHLVAHGRGSDPDHSGFVEMFSNLPGSEATSNGAYATAEYYQGKYGLSMKVRGLDPSNCNAEQRAIVIHNAWYAEPEMIAEHGKLGRSEGCFAFSHASQWEVMRRLAGARMIYADKIA from the coding sequence ATGCAGGTCAACCGTCGGGATATGTTGCGCTGGGGCACCATCGGCGCTGGCGCCGCGATGGTTTCGAGTGCGGCAACCACGGCGGGCCTTCCTGCCGTTGTCTTCGCCCAGCCGGCGACGACAGCGCTTCCGATCATGCCGCAGCCGACGGTTCCCGCCGCGCCTGCCCTGCTGCCGGGGATCGACCCGGTCCTGCTGCAAAAGGCGAAGGCGGCGCTCGACGTGCACAGCCGCACCGGCCGGGTTTCGGCCCGCGACACGATCGGCATCGTCGATTTCAACAAGGCGAGCCGCGAGTCGCGTTTTCACCTCGTCGACCTGATGAACGGCACGGTGGACAGCCACCTGGTCGCCCACGGCCGCGGCTCGGACCCCGACCATTCCGGGTTCGTGGAGATGTTCTCCAACCTGCCGGGCTCGGAGGCGACCAGCAATGGCGCGTATGCCACGGCGGAATATTACCAGGGCAAGTACGGCCTCTCGATGAAGGTGCGCGGGCTTGATCCGAGCAACTGCAACGCCGAGCAGCGCGCCATCGTCATCCACAACGCCTGGTACGCCGAGCCGGAGATGATCGCCGAACATGGCAAGCTTGGCCGCTCCGAGGGCTGTTTCGCCTTCAGCCATGCGAGCCAGTGGGAAGTGATGCGGCGCCTGGCGGGCGCGCGCATGATCTACGCCGACAAGATCGCCTAA
- a CDS encoding L,D-transpeptidase family protein, which translates to MNARVTMALLLVSAVSVPVMAVAQVAPVVPPVVRTPAPAQVPPVVTPRTTTDPLAPAAATPVAPVPVAPVEMPPPVWQASAAQELLTYIRGIGREGLDPSDYDPARLDAAIRGGDPLVLAQVATDSFRKLGRDLALGHVPRSARTQWFVKDPDLDNGRLDQLLTSAAAGGRVTEMLNGLLPTHPQYGSLRQALALAKPTDRTAIDKIRLNMDRWRWLPRDLGQRYIIVNVPGQFATLVENSQTRWKHRAIAGATKTPTPQLAVNATGVILNPWWEVPPSISGEAAGKPGYVAVRGKDGKVQRWRQPPGPRNALGKIKFVMQNPQNIYLHDTSNRGLFDSRARFLSHGCIRTENILDLAAELLGDDGGEWTQDRIDAALASGKTVQANFVKPVPVYIVYFSTAALTDGNLVQYTDLYGRDGAVLAALNDRTPTTPAAAKPTQTAAK; encoded by the coding sequence ATGAACGCGCGTGTGACGATGGCTTTGCTGCTGGTTTCAGCGGTGTCGGTTCCGGTGATGGCGGTGGCGCAGGTCGCGCCGGTGGTGCCGCCGGTCGTGCGGACCCCTGCTCCGGCGCAGGTGCCGCCGGTCGTGACGCCGCGCACCACCACCGATCCGCTGGCGCCTGCCGCCGCGACTCCCGTCGCACCCGTGCCCGTCGCTCCGGTCGAGATGCCGCCGCCCGTGTGGCAGGCGTCCGCCGCGCAGGAGCTGCTGACCTATATCCGCGGGATCGGGCGCGAAGGGCTCGACCCCAGCGACTATGATCCGGCCAGGCTCGACGCGGCAATTCGCGGCGGCGACCCGCTGGTGCTGGCGCAGGTCGCGACCGACAGCTTCCGCAAGCTCGGCCGGGATCTCGCGCTCGGCCATGTCCCGCGCTCCGCCCGGACCCAGTGGTTCGTGAAGGACCCGGATCTCGACAATGGCCGGCTCGACCAGTTGCTGACCTCCGCAGCCGCCGGTGGCCGCGTGACCGAGATGCTGAACGGCCTGCTGCCGACCCACCCACAATATGGTTCGCTCCGCCAGGCTCTCGCGCTGGCAAAGCCGACGGACCGGACCGCCATCGACAAGATCCGGCTGAACATGGACCGCTGGCGCTGGCTGCCGCGCGACCTTGGCCAGCGCTACATCATCGTCAACGTGCCGGGCCAGTTCGCCACCCTGGTGGAGAATAGCCAGACCCGCTGGAAGCACCGCGCCATCGCGGGTGCGACCAAGACCCCGACGCCGCAGCTCGCGGTCAACGCGACGGGCGTGATCCTCAATCCGTGGTGGGAGGTCCCGCCGTCCATCTCGGGCGAGGCGGCCGGCAAGCCCGGCTATGTCGCGGTGCGCGGCAAGGACGGCAAGGTTCAGCGCTGGCGCCAGCCGCCGGGCCCGCGCAATGCGCTCGGCAAGATCAAGTTCGTCATGCAGAACCCGCAGAACATCTACCTGCACGACACCAGCAACCGCGGCCTGTTCGACTCGCGCGCGCGCTTCCTCAGCCACGGCTGCATCCGGACCGAGAACATCCTCGACCTGGCGGCCGAGCTGCTGGGTGACGATGGCGGTGAGTGGACGCAGGACAGGATCGATGCCGCGCTGGCCAGCGGCAAGACGGTGCAGGCGAACTTCGTGAAGCCGGTGCCCGTCTATATCGTCTACTTCAGCACGGCCGCGCTGACCGACGGTAACCTCGTCCAGTACACCGACCTCTACGGGCGCGACGGCGCGGTGCTGGCGGCGCTCAACGATCGCACGCCCACGACTCCGGCTGCCGCCAAGCCGACCCAGACCGCCGCCAAGTAA
- a CDS encoding PilZ domain-containing protein has translation MDMYAHPGMTGASDQSWPRTPESMSVSITARIASEDSAVADRRRADRAPVDVEARVRELGDEGCEARVLNISATGFMAETNDDFMVGARIWLIMPGRERANALVRWSEGNRIGAEFAEPVDVAELLRV, from the coding sequence ATGGACATGTACGCTCATCCCGGCATGACAGGCGCGTCGGACCAGAGTTGGCCGCGCACTCCGGAGTCCATGTCCGTGTCGATCACCGCGCGCATCGCGAGCGAGGACAGTGCAGTCGCCGATCGCCGCCGCGCCGACCGCGCGCCGGTGGATGTGGAGGCGCGCGTCCGCGAACTGGGCGACGAGGGTTGCGAGGCGCGGGTGCTCAACATCTCGGCCACCGGCTTCATGGCCGAAACCAACGACGACTTCATGGTGGGCGCGCGGATCTGGCTGATCATGCCCGGGCGGGAACGGGCCAACGCCCTGGTCCGCTGGAGTGAGGGCAATCGCATCGGCGCGGAGTTCGCCGAGCCGGTCGACGTGGCCGAACTGCTCCGCGTCTAA
- a CDS encoding arylesterase, with protein MTDAPLILAFGDSLTAGYGLGPGLGFAPQLQAALRRQGIKATVHDAGVSGDTSSGGRARLGWTLSGLPRKPDLAIVELGANDMLRGVDPSITGANLETIIAELRKRGIPVLVAGMLAAPNMDPAYRRQFDGIFPALARKHGATLYPFFLQGVAGNRSLAIADGIHPNFEGIKRIVTGILPTVRRALARP; from the coding sequence ATGACCGATGCGCCGCTGATCCTCGCCTTCGGCGACAGCCTGACGGCGGGCTATGGCCTCGGGCCCGGTCTCGGCTTCGCGCCGCAGCTGCAGGCGGCACTTCGGCGCCAGGGCATCAAGGCGACGGTGCATGACGCGGGCGTTTCCGGCGACACCAGCTCGGGCGGGCGGGCGCGGCTCGGATGGACGCTGTCGGGCCTTCCCCGCAAACCGGACCTGGCGATCGTGGAGCTGGGCGCCAACGACATGCTGCGCGGGGTCGACCCCAGCATCACCGGGGCCAATCTCGAAACGATCATCGCCGAGCTCAGGAAGCGCGGCATTCCCGTGCTGGTGGCGGGGATGCTTGCGGCCCCGAACATGGATCCGGCCTACCGGCGCCAGTTCGACGGCATCTTCCCGGCGCTTGCGCGCAAGCATGGGGCGACGCTCTACCCCTTCTTCCTGCAAGGCGTGGCGGGCAACCGCTCCCTCGCGATCGCCGATGGAATCCATCCCAATTTCGAAGGCATCAAGCGGATTGTGACCGGGATCCTGCCGACGGTCCGGCGCGCCCTGGCGAGGCCTTAG
- a CDS encoding ABC transporter ATP-binding protein, giving the protein MAEPLIEIADVHLTLGDGEARTDILRGIDLRLHEGESVAILGPSGSGKSSMLAVIAGLERATSGRAIVLGADVGALDEDALARLRGARIGIVLQAFHLLPTMTALENVMVPMELAGVADPRGRAAAELTAVGLGHRLDHYPTQLSGGEQQRVAIARATAPRPRLLLADEPTGNLDATTGKQIVDLLFERVRAAGAGLLVITHDPAVAERADRIVRIADGRIVAG; this is encoded by the coding sequence ATGGCCGAACCCCTGATCGAGATCGCCGACGTCCACCTGACCCTCGGCGACGGTGAGGCCCGCACCGACATTTTGCGCGGCATCGACCTGCGCCTCCACGAAGGCGAGAGCGTAGCCATCCTCGGCCCGTCTGGCTCGGGCAAGAGCTCCATGCTGGCGGTGATCGCCGGTCTTGAGCGGGCGACCTCGGGCCGGGCCATCGTGCTGGGCGCGGACGTCGGCGCTCTCGACGAAGACGCGCTGGCCCGCCTGCGGGGAGCGCGGATCGGCATCGTCCTGCAGGCCTTCCATCTGCTGCCGACCATGACCGCGCTGGAGAATGTCATGGTGCCGATGGAGCTGGCGGGCGTGGCCGACCCGCGGGGTCGCGCCGCCGCCGAGCTCACCGCCGTCGGCCTCGGCCACCGGCTGGATCATTATCCCACTCAGCTGTCGGGCGGTGAGCAGCAGCGGGTCGCCATCGCCCGCGCCACCGCGCCGCGTCCGCGCCTGCTGCTGGCCGATGAGCCCACCGGCAACCTTGACGCGACCACCGGCAAGCAGATCGTCGACCTGTTGTTCGAGCGGGTCCGCGCCGCTGGGGCCGGCCTCTTGGTCATCACGCACGATCCCGCGGTGGCCGAGCGCGCCGACCGCATCGTCCGAATCGCCGACGGCCGGATCGTCGCGGGATGA